The Pseudomonas sp. FP2309 genome has a window encoding:
- a CDS encoding nuclear transport factor 2 family protein translates to MSTQEVVQAAADLVAAFTRNDRAAYFGAFTADASFVFYTLPQPLLSRDAYQALWDSWRRDEGFEVLSCTSSNAFVSVQGDAAIFVHDVATELRMNGEQFFSQERETIVFRRQGSGTQQKQGLWLACHEHLSGMPEGLPPP, encoded by the coding sequence ATGAGCACGCAGGAGGTGGTGCAGGCCGCCGCCGATCTGGTAGCGGCCTTCACCCGCAATGACCGCGCGGCCTACTTCGGCGCGTTCACGGCCGATGCCAGCTTTGTGTTTTACACCCTCCCCCAGCCGCTGCTCAGCCGCGATGCCTACCAGGCGTTGTGGGACAGCTGGCGCCGGGACGAGGGCTTCGAGGTGCTGTCGTGCACCTCAAGCAACGCGTTTGTCAGCGTACAGGGTGACGCGGCGATTTTTGTGCATGACGTGGCCACCGAGCTGCGCATGAACGGGGAGCAATTCTTTAGCCAGGAACGCGAGACCATTGTCTTCAGACGGCAAGGGTCTGGCACACAACAAAAACAAGGCCTGTGGCTGGCCTGTCACGAACATTTGTCCGGTATGCCGGAAGGGCTGCCGCCCCCTTAG
- a CDS encoding tRNA-uridine aminocarboxypropyltransferase, with protein MSRPQCCRCLRPITHCLCALIPSLDSRTRVLLLQHPSEVNHALNTARLAALGLNNAQLLVGEVFDDLATLLNPPGYQARLLFPADDAQPLCTYASSEQPLLLVVPDGTWRKARKLLHLNPLLAALPRVTLAAGSVSRYRLRKAPGPGALSTVEAIAQALQVLEAPRSFEALLAPFEALIDGQIAAMGRAVFEKNHT; from the coding sequence ATGTCCAGACCCCAATGCTGCCGTTGTCTCAGGCCCATCACCCATTGCCTTTGCGCGCTGATCCCCAGCCTCGACAGCCGCACCCGCGTGTTGCTGTTGCAGCATCCGAGCGAGGTCAACCATGCGCTCAATACCGCGCGGTTGGCGGCGCTGGGGCTCAACAATGCGCAGTTGCTGGTGGGCGAAGTGTTCGATGACCTGGCCACGTTATTGAACCCGCCGGGCTATCAGGCGCGGCTGTTGTTCCCGGCCGATGACGCCCAACCGCTTTGCACCTACGCGTCCAGCGAGCAACCACTGTTACTGGTGGTGCCTGATGGCACCTGGCGCAAGGCGCGCAAGCTGCTGCATCTCAATCCGCTGTTGGCGGCGTTGCCGAGGGTCACCCTGGCCGCGGGTAGCGTCTCCCGTTACCGCCTGCGCAAGGCGCCGGGGCCGGGCGCGTTGTCGACGGTGGAGGCCATTGCGCAGGCGTTGCAGGTGTTGGAAGCACCGCGTTCGTTCGAGGCGTTGCTCGCCCCGTTCGAAGCACTGATCGACGGGCAGATCGCGGCGATGGGCCGCGCGGTTTTTGAGAAAAACCACACGTGA
- a CDS encoding NCS1 family nucleobase:cation symporter-1 — protein MTEQLPKGYSPRLYNKDLGPLPQKWTWYNIFAFWMSDVHSVGGYVFAASLFALGLASWQVLIALLAGICIVQLIANLVAKPSQQAAVPYPVICRLAFGVFGANIPAVIRGLIAVAWYGIQTYLASSALIIVVLRFFPQMAVYAEPHFAGLSYLGWFGFLSLWVLQAAVFWAGMESIRRFIDWAGPVVYAVMFALAGWIVWKAGWANISFTLSEKSLSGWQAFGQVIVATALVVSYFSGPTLNFGDFSRYCRSMQDVRRGNFWGLPVNFLAFSLVTVVIVSGTLPVFGEMLHDPIATVSRIDNNMAVLLGAFAFVTATIGINIVANFVSPAFDFANVAPSKISWRAGGMIAAVASIFITPWNLFNNPLMIHYTLDILAAFIGPLFGILLVDFYLIKKQKIDVDALFDDSPSGRYYFDGGVNWTAVKALVPATLVGVAITFTPALQGMANFAWFTGCFLGGLFFLVLARREQVRAPTPLVAG, from the coding sequence ATGACCGAGCAATTGCCCAAAGGCTACAGCCCACGCCTGTACAACAAGGACTTGGGCCCACTGCCGCAAAAGTGGACCTGGTACAACATCTTTGCGTTCTGGATGAGCGACGTGCACAGCGTCGGCGGCTACGTGTTCGCCGCCAGTCTGTTCGCCTTGGGCCTGGCCAGTTGGCAGGTATTGATCGCCTTGCTCGCCGGTATCTGCATCGTGCAGTTGATCGCCAACCTGGTGGCCAAGCCCAGTCAGCAAGCCGCAGTGCCGTATCCGGTGATTTGCCGGCTGGCGTTTGGTGTATTTGGTGCGAATATCCCCGCCGTCATTCGCGGGCTGATCGCGGTAGCCTGGTACGGCATTCAGACCTACCTGGCCTCCAGCGCGCTGATCATCGTAGTGCTGCGTTTCTTCCCGCAGATGGCGGTGTATGCAGAACCGCATTTCGCCGGCCTTTCCTACCTGGGGTGGTTTGGTTTCCTTAGCCTGTGGGTGTTGCAAGCCGCCGTGTTCTGGGCCGGGATGGAATCCATCCGTCGCTTTATCGATTGGGCGGGGCCGGTGGTGTATGCGGTGATGTTTGCCCTGGCCGGGTGGATCGTGTGGAAAGCCGGCTGGGCGAATATCAGCTTTACCCTGTCGGAAAAATCCTTGTCTGGCTGGCAAGCGTTTGGCCAGGTGATCGTGGCCACGGCGCTGGTGGTGTCGTACTTCTCCGGGCCAACGCTGAACTTCGGTGATTTCAGCCGCTATTGCCGCAGCATGCAGGATGTACGTCGCGGTAACTTCTGGGGGCTGCCGGTGAATTTCCTGGCGTTTTCCCTGGTCACCGTGGTGATCGTCTCGGGCACCTTGCCGGTGTTTGGCGAAATGCTCCATGACCCGATCGCCACCGTATCGCGAATCGACAACAACATGGCCGTACTGCTGGGCGCCTTCGCTTTTGTGACGGCCACCATTGGCATCAACATCGTCGCCAACTTCGTTTCACCGGCGTTTGACTTCGCCAACGTGGCGCCCAGCAAAATCAGCTGGCGCGCCGGGGGGATGATTGCCGCCGTGGCTTCGATCTTTATCACCCCATGGAATCTGTTCAATAACCCGCTGATGATCCACTACACCCTGGATATCCTCGCCGCCTTTATCGGGCCGCTGTTCGGGATTCTGCTGGTGGATTTCTACCTGATCAAAAAACAGAAGATCGACGTGGATGCGCTGTTCGATGACAGCCCGAGCGGACGTTATTACTTCGACGGCGGCGTGAACTGGACGGCGGTCAAAGCGCTGGTACCCGCAACGCTGGTGGGTGTAGCGATCACCTTCACTCCGGCGTTGCAGGGCATGGCCAACTTTGCCTGGTTCACCGGATGCTTCCTGGGAGGGCTGTTTTTCCTGGTGCTGGCACGGCGTGAGCAGGTGCGCGCGCCGACACCGCTGGTGGCCGGCTGA
- a CDS encoding S1 RNA-binding domain-containing protein, with protein MALVGRYNSLQVVKHTHFGLYLDGAQDGEILLPNRYIPKDIPSEDEDWLNVFIYLDSDDKLIATTEKPKVQVGEFASLKVVEVNSIGVFLDWGLPKDLLLPYSEEKRQLTAGEYCVVHVYLDKHTKRITATARLDRYLDKTPANYQVGQEVDLLVAEATDMGFKAIINNKHWGLIHKNEVFKFLRPGKEEKGFIKEIRADGNISLSLQPVGQEAASSLNSKILAKLRENNGSLPVSDKSDPAVISNLFGVSKGNFKKAIGALYKQGQIVIHADRIELS; from the coding sequence ATGGCTCTAGTCGGGCGCTACAACAGCTTACAAGTGGTTAAACACACTCACTTCGGTTTATACCTCGATGGCGCGCAAGACGGTGAAATCCTCTTGCCTAATCGGTATATCCCCAAAGATATTCCCAGTGAAGATGAAGACTGGCTTAACGTTTTCATTTATCTGGACAGCGATGACAAACTTATCGCCACCACCGAAAAACCCAAAGTTCAAGTGGGCGAATTTGCCAGTTTGAAAGTGGTTGAGGTAAACAGCATTGGCGTGTTCCTCGATTGGGGTTTGCCAAAAGATCTGTTGCTGCCGTATTCGGAAGAAAAACGTCAGTTGACCGCCGGTGAATATTGCGTGGTGCACGTCTACCTCGACAAACACACCAAGCGCATCACCGCCACTGCGCGCCTTGATCGTTACCTGGACAAGACCCCGGCCAACTACCAGGTCGGCCAGGAAGTCGACCTGCTGGTCGCCGAAGCCACCGACATGGGCTTCAAAGCGATCATCAACAACAAGCACTGGGGTTTGATCCACAAGAACGAAGTGTTCAAGTTCCTGCGTCCGGGCAAGGAAGAAAAAGGCTTTATCAAAGAGATCCGCGCCGATGGCAACATCAGCCTGAGCCTGCAACCGGTGGGGCAGGAAGCGGCCTCCAGCCTTAACTCGAAGATCCTCGCCAAGTTGCGTGAAAACAACGGCAGCCTGCCAGTGAGCGATAAAAGCGATCCGGCCGTGATCAGCAACTTGTTCGGCGTGAGCAAAGGCAACTTCAAGAAAGCCATTGGTGCGCTCTACAAGCAAGGTCAGATCGTGATTCATGCCGATCGCATTGAACTAAGCTGA
- a CDS encoding LysR family transcriptional regulator produces MANALPDLKLLRIFVSVVRHQGFANAQHELNLSTSAISTYMSQLESALGLVLCHRGRGGFSLTSKGELFHQETLRLLGELEGFEQYAAALKGELRGTLKLGVLDSTVSDKALPFAEVIGAYSLEHPAVHLHLSVMSPYELQLGVQDNRLDLAIGAFSNRMSGLIYMPLYREQHWLYCSTRHPLFNERRIPEQVITQQRMVGRGYWSQAELARHGFKHSAATVESMEAQLILVLSGAYIGYLPEHYAQAWADKGDLRVLLPATFGYQAPFSMIMRRGRSREPLIQTFRDLLKAQLNQA; encoded by the coding sequence ATGGCCAATGCCTTGCCCGACCTGAAACTCCTGCGCATCTTCGTCAGCGTCGTGCGCCACCAGGGGTTCGCCAATGCCCAGCACGAACTCAACCTGTCCACATCGGCGATCAGCACCTATATGAGCCAGCTCGAATCGGCGCTGGGCCTGGTGTTGTGCCATCGCGGTCGCGGCGGCTTCAGCCTGACCAGCAAGGGCGAGTTGTTCCACCAGGAAACCTTGCGCCTGCTGGGCGAGCTCGAAGGCTTCGAGCAATACGCCGCCGCGCTCAAAGGCGAGCTGCGCGGCACCCTCAAGCTCGGCGTGCTCGATTCGACCGTCAGCGACAAGGCGCTGCCGTTCGCCGAGGTGATCGGCGCCTACAGCCTGGAACACCCGGCGGTGCACCTGCATCTGTCGGTGATGAGCCCCTACGAATTGCAATTGGGTGTGCAGGACAATCGTCTGGACCTGGCCATCGGCGCGTTTTCCAACCGCATGAGCGGGCTGATCTACATGCCCCTGTACCGAGAGCAGCACTGGTTGTATTGCAGCACGCGGCATCCGTTGTTCAACGAGCGGCGCATTCCCGAACAGGTGATCACCCAGCAGCGCATGGTCGGGCGCGGTTACTGGAGCCAGGCGGAATTGGCGCGCCACGGGTTCAAGCACAGCGCGGCCACGGTGGAAAGTATGGAGGCGCAACTGATCCTGGTGTTGTCCGGCGCCTATATCGGCTACCTCCCCGAGCACTACGCCCAGGCCTGGGCCGACAAGGGCGACCTGCGCGTGCTGCTGCCGGCGACCTTCGGCTACCAGGCGCCGTTCTCGATGATCATGCGCCGTGGGCGCAGCCGCGAACCGCTGATCCAGACCTTCCGCGACTTACTCAAAGCCCAGCTCAATCAGGCCTGA
- a CDS encoding LysR family transcriptional regulator translates to MEFSQLRIFQAVAEEGSITRAAERLHRVPSNLSTRLKQMEEQLGVDLFVRERQRLQLSPAGKVLLDYSTRLLALHDEAHGAVQGGQPAGDFVLGSMYSTGAVHLPKLLARYHKAYPMVNLQVQSAPSGELLEGLITGRLDAAFVDGPPSIATLDGVQLCEEKLVLICEADHPPVRGPQDVIGRSVFTFRRSCAYRARLESWFSNERVAMGRAIEIESYQGMLACVIAGSGVAMMSQSMLDSLPGRGSVSVHPLTGQFATATTWLMWRKGMLGANLNAWIELQQDGQAALLEDTRAIA, encoded by the coding sequence ATGGAGTTCAGTCAATTGCGCATTTTCCAGGCCGTGGCGGAAGAGGGCTCCATCACCCGTGCTGCTGAGCGCCTGCATCGCGTGCCGTCCAACCTGTCGACCCGGCTCAAACAGATGGAAGAACAACTCGGTGTCGACCTGTTCGTGCGCGAGCGCCAGCGCTTGCAGCTGTCTCCCGCCGGCAAAGTGTTGCTGGACTACAGCACGCGCCTGCTGGCGCTGCACGACGAAGCCCATGGTGCGGTTCAGGGTGGGCAGCCGGCCGGCGACTTCGTGCTGGGCAGCATGTACAGCACCGGCGCGGTGCATTTGCCCAAGCTGCTGGCGCGTTATCACAAGGCCTACCCGATGGTGAACTTGCAGGTGCAATCGGCCCCCAGCGGTGAGCTGCTGGAAGGGTTGATCACCGGGCGTCTGGATGCAGCATTCGTCGACGGTCCACCGAGCATTGCGACGCTGGACGGCGTGCAGTTATGCGAGGAAAAGCTGGTGCTGATCTGCGAAGCCGATCATCCACCGGTGCGCGGTCCTCAGGATGTGATCGGACGCTCGGTATTCACTTTCCGACGCAGTTGCGCCTATCGCGCACGCCTGGAAAGCTGGTTTTCCAACGAGCGAGTGGCCATGGGCCGGGCGATTGAGATTGAATCGTACCAAGGCATGCTAGCTTGTGTGATCGCCGGGTCCGGCGTGGCGATGATGTCCCAATCCATGCTCGACAGCCTGCCAGGCAGGGGCAGCGTGTCCGTTCATCCGCTGACAGGGCAATTTGCCACCGCGACCACCTGGCTGATGTGGCGAAAGGGTATGCTCGGCGCTAACCTCAACGCGTGGATAGAACTGCAGCAAGACGGCCAGGCTGCGCTGCTCGAAGACACACGGGCCATCGCCTGA
- a CDS encoding PA1414 family protein, with protein MKEKIQNWLHDLGVALGLIEPPLQPVPIRTDDEQRRPRRR; from the coding sequence ATGAAAGAGAAAATCCAAAACTGGCTCCACGACCTCGGCGTAGCGCTGGGCCTGATCGAGCCACCGCTGCAACCTGTGCCGATTCGCACGGATGATGAGCAGCGCCGTCCCCGCCGCAGGTAA
- the speB gene encoding agmatinase, translating to MDKIFHQPLGGNEMPRFAGIATMMRLPHLQTAKGLDAAFIGVPLDIGTSLRAGTRFGPREIRAESVMIRPYNMATGAAPFDSLSVADIGDVAINTFNLLDAVRIIEEAYDEILEHNVIPMTLGGDHTITLPILRAIHKKHGKVGLVHIDAHADVNDHMFGEKIAHGTTFRRAVEEGLLDCDRVVQIGLRAQGYTAEDFNWSRKQGFRVVQAEECWHHSLAPLMAEVREKVGGGPVYLSFDIDGIDPAWAPGTGTPEIGGLTTIQAIEIIRGCQGLDLIGCDLVEVSPPYDTTGNTSLLGANLLYEMLCVLPGVAHR from the coding sequence GTGGACAAGATTTTCCACCAACCACTGGGCGGCAACGAAATGCCGCGCTTCGCCGGCATCGCCACCATGATGCGTCTTCCCCACCTGCAAACGGCCAAAGGCCTGGACGCCGCGTTTATCGGCGTACCCCTGGACATCGGTACTTCGCTGCGCGCCGGCACCCGCTTCGGGCCCCGGGAAATTCGCGCCGAATCGGTGATGATCCGCCCGTACAACATGGCCACCGGCGCCGCGCCATTCGACTCGCTGTCGGTAGCCGACATCGGTGACGTGGCGATCAACACCTTCAACCTGCTCGACGCCGTGCGCATCATCGAAGAGGCCTACGACGAGATCCTCGAGCACAATGTGATCCCCATGACCCTCGGCGGCGACCACACCATCACCTTGCCGATCCTGCGGGCGATCCATAAGAAACACGGCAAGGTCGGACTGGTACACATTGATGCCCACGCCGACGTCAACGACCACATGTTCGGCGAGAAAATCGCCCACGGCACCACCTTCCGCCGCGCCGTCGAAGAGGGTCTGCTTGATTGTGATCGCGTGGTGCAGATCGGGCTGCGCGCCCAGGGCTACACCGCCGAAGACTTCAACTGGAGCCGCAAACAGGGTTTTCGCGTGGTCCAGGCCGAAGAATGCTGGCATCACTCCCTCGCCCCGCTGATGGCCGAAGTGCGCGAAAAGGTCGGCGGCGGCCCGGTGTACCTGAGCTTTGATATCGACGGCATCGACCCAGCCTGGGCACCCGGCACCGGCACCCCGGAAATCGGCGGGCTGACCACCATCCAGGCGATCGAGATCATCCGTGGCTGCCAGGGCCTCGACCTGATTGGTTGCGATCTGGTAGAAGTTTCGCCGCCCTACGACACCACCGGCAACACCTCGCTGCTCGGCGCCAACCTGCTGTACGAGATGCTTTGCGTACTGCCCGGCGTGGCGCATCGCTGA
- a CDS encoding cytosine permease, translating to MNNKNNPNSIRKIETNGVEQIPDHERTASPKDLFRLVFGGANTFATAVLGSFPVLFGLSFQAGVWAIVLGVLVGALILAPMGLFGPINGTNNAVSSGAHFGVHGRIVGSFLSLLTAIAFFSLSVWSSGDALVGGAKRLIGLPETDLTLGLAYAVFALLVLTVCIYGFRFMLWVNRIAVWAASLLFLLGIFAFAPAFDSHFAGSVAIGQPGFWAAFIGAALVAMSNPISFGAFLGDWSRYIPRETPKMRIMLAVIAAQIATLIPFLFGLATATIVAIKAPDYIAANNYVGGLLAVAPTWFFLPVCLIAVIGGMSTGTTALYGTGLDMSSVFPRLLSRVKATLLIGVMSIAFIFIGRFAANLVQSVSTFAVLIITCTTPWMVMMIIGLIVRRGFYCPDDLQVFTRGETGGRYWFSHGWNWRGLGAWIPSALVGLCFVNLPGQFVGPLGNLADGIDISLPVTLGLASVVYLTLLRLFPEPASVYGPTDPRSQCKDSLAKPAMPHAA from the coding sequence ATGAATAATAAAAACAACCCAAACAGTATTCGCAAAATAGAAACCAACGGGGTCGAACAGATCCCGGATCACGAACGCACCGCCAGCCCCAAGGATCTGTTTCGGCTGGTCTTCGGCGGTGCCAACACCTTTGCCACCGCAGTGCTGGGCTCGTTCCCGGTGCTGTTCGGCTTGTCGTTCCAGGCGGGTGTCTGGGCGATTGTGCTGGGCGTGCTGGTGGGCGCGCTGATCCTGGCGCCCATGGGCCTGTTCGGACCGATCAACGGCACTAACAACGCCGTGTCTTCCGGTGCGCACTTTGGGGTGCATGGGCGGATCGTCGGTTCGTTTCTGTCGCTGCTGACGGCGATTGCCTTCTTCTCACTGTCGGTGTGGAGTTCGGGTGATGCACTGGTCGGCGGTGCGAAACGTCTGATTGGCCTGCCGGAAACCGACCTGACCCTGGGCCTGGCCTACGCGGTGTTTGCCCTGCTTGTGCTTACGGTGTGCATCTACGGCTTTCGCTTCATGCTGTGGGTCAACCGCATTGCGGTGTGGGCCGCGAGCCTGCTGTTTCTGCTGGGGATCTTTGCGTTCGCGCCGGCCTTTGACAGCCACTTCGCCGGCAGTGTCGCCATCGGCCAACCCGGCTTTTGGGCGGCGTTTATCGGCGCGGCGCTGGTCGCCATGAGCAACCCGATTTCCTTCGGTGCGTTCCTCGGTGACTGGTCGCGCTACATCCCGCGCGAGACGCCGAAAATGCGCATCATGCTGGCCGTGATCGCAGCGCAGATCGCCACTCTGATCCCGTTCCTGTTCGGCCTGGCCACTGCGACCATCGTGGCGATCAAGGCACCGGACTACATCGCGGCCAACAACTATGTGGGCGGCCTCTTGGCCGTGGCACCGACCTGGTTCTTCCTGCCGGTGTGCCTGATCGCGGTAATCGGCGGCATGTCCACCGGCACCACCGCGCTGTATGGCACGGGGCTGGACATGTCCAGCGTGTTTCCGCGCCTGCTGTCACGGGTCAAGGCCACGCTGCTGATTGGGGTGATGTCGATTGCCTTCATCTTTATCGGACGTTTCGCCGCCAACCTGGTGCAGAGCGTGTCGACCTTCGCCGTGCTGATCATCACCTGCACCACACCGTGGATGGTGATGATGATCATCGGCCTGATCGTGCGTCGCGGCTTCTATTGCCCGGATGACCTGCAGGTGTTCACCCGTGGCGAAACCGGCGGGCGCTACTGGTTCAGCCATGGCTGGAACTGGCGCGGGCTGGGGGCGTGGATTCCGAGTGCGCTGGTGGGCCTGTGCTTCGTCAACCTGCCGGGGCAGTTCGTCGGGCCGCTGGGCAACCTGGCCGACGGCATCGATATCAGCCTGCCGGTAACGCTGGGGTTGGCGTCGGTGGTGTACCTGACCTTGCTGCGCTTGTTTCCGGAACCGGCCTCTGTCTATGGGCCGACTGACCCTCGCAGCCAGTGCAAGGACTCGCTCGCCAAACCGGCGATGCCACACGCCGCCTGA
- a CDS encoding DUF2177 family protein produces the protein MTKKTLFAYLGTLLAFLVLDGLWLGVLMGPTYKSLLGPLMLDQPRLLPATLFYLLYVLGCVVFVVLPSASWQRAARLGALLGLVAYGTYDLSNWATLQGWSAQLALMDMAWGTFLTAACCTAGYLCAQRVHR, from the coding sequence ATGACCAAGAAAACGCTGTTTGCCTACCTCGGCACTTTGCTCGCCTTCCTGGTTCTGGACGGCCTCTGGCTCGGGGTCCTTATGGGGCCGACCTACAAATCCCTGCTGGGCCCGCTGATGCTTGATCAGCCCCGTCTGTTGCCGGCAACGCTGTTCTATCTCTTGTATGTCCTCGGATGCGTGGTGTTCGTCGTATTGCCCAGCGCCAGTTGGCAGCGCGCGGCGCGTTTGGGGGCCTTGCTGGGCCTGGTGGCCTACGGCACCTATGACTTGAGCAACTGGGCCACGCTGCAAGGCTGGTCCGCTCAGTTGGCGCTGATGGACATGGCCTGGGGTACGTTCCTGACTGCCGCTTGCTGTACGGCCGGCTACCTGTGTGCACAACGGGTGCACCGCTGA
- a CDS encoding YbfB/YjiJ family MFS transporter: MSPLISLVASAVALMMAMGIGRFALTPQLPHLLSEGQIDLTGAGLIAAANYLGYLVGAVDSIFARSHHHVRARLYGGLWLCVLLTLASYWAHGFWPHLLLRFGTGVASAWALVMITSLSQPLALAAGRPRLGALVFAGPGLGILLTGLLALGANRLGKDSATLWLVYAGVALLMLLAILPFLPKPIASIAHTASTENNGSIVHLCWIYVLFGLGYIIPATFLSQMASAQFNGAWQADLFWPCFGLAAAIGVGVASLRRKDPNTTRRWLMTTLWLQAAGVFACLLGNGWGLALGVLLCGGPFLACMQLVMARLREVAPHGYQRGTGLLTASFAIGQLSGPLLASVSSHLSGGLQPALVIAGACLLLAGGVLVSRPPAVSARAPAHAVPAPGKTALPGSIR; this comes from the coding sequence ATGTCACCCCTGATTAGCCTGGTTGCCAGCGCCGTCGCCCTGATGATGGCCATGGGCATTGGCCGTTTCGCCCTCACGCCGCAACTGCCGCACCTGCTCAGTGAAGGGCAGATCGACCTGACCGGCGCCGGGCTGATCGCTGCCGCCAATTACCTGGGGTATCTGGTGGGCGCGGTGGATTCGATTTTCGCCCGCTCCCATCACCACGTGCGCGCACGCTTGTACGGCGGGTTATGGCTGTGCGTGCTGCTGACGCTCGCCTCGTATTGGGCGCACGGCTTCTGGCCGCACCTGCTGCTGCGCTTTGGCACCGGCGTTGCCAGCGCCTGGGCGTTGGTGATGATCACCAGTTTGAGCCAACCACTGGCGCTGGCCGCCGGTCGCCCGCGGCTGGGCGCCCTGGTATTTGCCGGACCAGGGCTGGGGATTCTGTTGACCGGGCTGCTGGCGCTGGGCGCTAACCGACTGGGAAAAGACTCCGCCACCCTGTGGCTGGTGTACGCCGGGGTGGCGCTGCTGATGCTGCTGGCCATCCTGCCCTTTCTGCCAAAACCGATCGCCTCGATCGCGCATACCGCCTCTACAGAGAACAACGGCAGCATCGTGCACTTGTGCTGGATCTATGTGCTGTTCGGACTGGGCTACATCATTCCGGCGACCTTTCTGTCACAGATGGCCAGCGCGCAGTTCAACGGTGCCTGGCAGGCCGACCTGTTCTGGCCATGCTTTGGCCTGGCGGCGGCGATTGGCGTAGGCGTGGCGAGCCTGCGCCGCAAGGACCCGAACACCACACGCCGCTGGCTGATGACGACGCTATGGCTGCAAGCGGCCGGCGTGTTCGCCTGCCTGCTGGGCAATGGCTGGGGGCTGGCACTGGGGGTGTTGTTATGCGGTGGGCCGTTCCTGGCCTGCATGCAGTTGGTGATGGCACGTTTGCGCGAAGTGGCGCCACACGGCTACCAGCGCGGCACCGGGCTACTGACCGCCAGCTTTGCCATCGGCCAATTGAGTGGGCCATTGCTGGCCTCCGTAAGCAGCCATCTAAGCGGCGGCCTGCAACCGGCGCTGGTAATCGCCGGTGCATGCCTGTTACTGGCGGGCGGCGTGCTGGTCAGCCGGCCACCAGCGGTGTCGGCGCGCGCACCTGCTCACGCCGTGCCAGCACCAGGAAAAACAGCCCTCCCAGGAAGCATCCGGTGA
- a CDS encoding sodium:solute symporter → MALDLFVVLIYAAGMLVLGYYGMRRAKTHEDYLVAGRNLGPSLYMGTMAATVLGGASTVGTVRLGYVHGISGFWLCAALGAGIIALNLFLAKPLLKLKIFTVTQVLEKRYNPMARQASAVIMLAYALMIGVTSILAIGTVLQVLFGLPFWVSVLLGGGVVVVYSTIGGMWSLTLTDIVQFVIKTVGLMFILLPICLYRVGGWDELVAKLPASSFNFTAIGWDTIITYFMIYFFGILIGQDIWQRVFTARDEKVAKYAGSFAGFYCILYGLACALIGMAAHVLIPDLDNVNNAFAAIVKLSLPDGIRGLVIAAALAAMMSTASAGLLAASTVLTEDLLPRLRGGKQSSLSVNRLFTLLTGCAVLGIALVVNDVISALTLAYNLLVGGMLIPLIGAIFWKRATTSGAITSMTLGFVTALVFMFKDGLDANTPIYYSLAVGLVSFVLVSVLSRRPEAAATRVA, encoded by the coding sequence ATGGCTTTGGATTTATTCGTCGTACTCATCTACGCCGCCGGCATGCTCGTGCTCGGCTATTACGGCATGCGCCGCGCCAAGACCCACGAAGACTACCTGGTGGCCGGCCGCAACCTGGGCCCATCGCTGTACATGGGCACCATGGCAGCCACGGTGCTGGGCGGCGCGTCCACCGTCGGCACCGTGCGCCTGGGCTATGTGCACGGTATCTCCGGCTTCTGGCTGTGTGCCGCGCTGGGTGCCGGGATCATCGCGCTGAACCTGTTCCTGGCCAAGCCGCTGCTCAAGCTGAAGATTTTCACCGTCACCCAGGTGCTGGAAAAACGCTACAACCCCATGGCCCGACAGGCCAGCGCGGTGATTATGCTGGCCTACGCGCTGATGATCGGCGTGACCTCGATCCTCGCCATCGGCACCGTGCTGCAAGTGTTGTTCGGTCTGCCGTTCTGGGTCTCGGTGTTGCTCGGTGGTGGTGTGGTGGTGGTCTACTCGACCATCGGCGGCATGTGGTCGCTGACGCTGACCGACATCGTGCAGTTCGTGATAAAGACCGTCGGTCTGATGTTTATCCTGCTGCCGATCTGCCTGTACCGCGTCGGCGGCTGGGATGAACTGGTGGCCAAGCTGCCGGCATCGAGCTTCAACTTTACGGCAATCGGCTGGGACACGATCATTACCTACTTCATGATCTACTTTTTCGGCATCCTGATCGGCCAGGACATCTGGCAGCGGGTGTTCACCGCCCGCGACGAAAAAGTCGCCAAGTACGCAGGCTCCTTCGCCGGCTTCTACTGCATCCTCTACGGCCTGGCTTGTGCCCTGATCGGCATGGCGGCACATGTACTGATTCCGGACCTGGATAACGTCAACAACGCGTTTGCCGCCATCGTCAAACTGTCGCTGCCCGATGGCATTCGTGGCCTGGTGATCGCGGCCGCACTGGCGGCGATGATGTCCACCGCCAGCGCCGGTTTGCTGGCGGCCTCCACCGTACTCACCGAAGACCTGCTGCCGCGTTTGCGCGGCGGTAAACAGTCGAGCCTGAGCGTCAACCGGCTGTTTACCCTGCTGACCGGCTGCGCCGTGCTGGGTATCGCGCTGGTGGTGAACGATGTGATCAGCGCCCTGACGTTGGCCTACAACCTGCTGGTGGGCGGCATGCTGATCCCGCTGATCGGGGCGATTTTCTGGAAGCGTGCAACCACGTCGGGAGCGATCACCTCCATGACGTTGGGCTTTGTGACGGCACTGGTGTTCATGTTCAAGGATGGCTTGGACGCGAACACGCCGATCTACTACAGCCTGGCGGTGGGGTTGGTGAGCTTTGTGCTGGTGAGTGTGCTGTCGCGCAGGCCGGAGGCGGCGGCGACTCGGGTGGCGTGA